CACTTGTTGATTGAGTTTGACCTTCTTCTTGTCGCTGTTCGAATCTTAAGCCAACCGATTCAACTCCTGCACCTTTCAGCGTATTGACGATTTCTTGTTGAAGTTGCATTTGTTCCGGTGAGTTCGCTTGAGTAATTGCGATTTTCAAACTCACATAATTTTCTTTCACTCGAATTTCCTTCACACTGTTCGCTTCAACAATGCTTTTATGTAAAAAAGGTTCTTGTATGGGCTTTAGAATATCTATTACTTGTTCTTCTGTCATCATAACTGCAAACACCGTCCTTTTTAATCGCTTTCATTCCAACCCTAGTATAACATACTGAATTCCAGTATATGAACGTAGCGACTCATATCTGTACTGTGTATAACCAAAAAAACCGCTCCTCTAATCATTAGGAGCTGGTTCATTTGTATAATATCGCATAATTCCTTGATAAATGGATGCCGCAATTTTGGTCTGATAAAGCTTTGTCTTCAACAATTCACGTTCGTTCGGATTGGATAGAAAACCAACCTCAACAAGTGCACCAGGCACTTCAGCTTTCCTAATCATGTAAACGTTATTGATCGGCTTCGCTTTACGTGTTGTATTTTCTAGATTAGACCGGATTTGATCTTGGATAAACTTCGCCATTTTCTCGTTCTCATCAATGGAAGGATTGTAAAAAACCTGAGCCCCATACCATCGAGATGAAGGGATAGCATTTAGGTGTATGCTAATGAACATGTCGGCATTGGATGTGTTTACAATTTCTGTCCGTTTTAGGAGATCCTCTGTTTTTCGATGTCGAATCCTCTGAGTTCCTTCACCAGCAAGATCCTTATCTGTTTCACGCGTCATGATTACTAAAGCACCCGCTTGTTGCAGGTAATCCCTTAGCTTCAATGAGATATCAAGCGCAATTTCTTTCTCTTGAATGTCTCCTTTACCAACTGCACCACCGTCCACACCTCCGTGACCTGCATCAAGGACAATGATTTTCCCAGTTAAGGGTAGGCTCCATGTTGACCAAGAATTGTTCGTAAGAATTTGTTGATTGATGACATATAGTAAAAGTGCAGCACAAAATCCTATTAAGCCCCATAAAAGCCACCGTTTCCACTTCACCATTTCCCCTCCCAGTACCCAATACTGATATATATGTATGGGACAAGTGGAGGAAATATGCCTAACTGTAATTAGTGAAGTCGCATACGGTACCGACGTTGACCTTTTTCAAAGCCTTCACGCCACCACCGTTGTACGTAAGCATCACAACACATATGGAGTGACTCAAGTACTTGGTCTGGTGTATAACTCCAGAATTGCCAGTATTCGAA
This window of the Pseudalkalibacillus berkeleyi genome carries:
- the cwlD gene encoding N-acetylmuramoyl-L-alanine amidase CwlD, which translates into the protein MVKWKRWLLWGLIGFCAALLLYVINQQILTNNSWSTWSLPLTGKIIVLDAGHGGVDGGAVGKGDIQEKEIALDISLKLRDYLQQAGALVIMTRETDKDLAGEGTQRIRHRKTEDLLKRTEIVNTSNADMFISIHLNAIPSSRWYGAQVFYNPSIDENEKMAKFIQDQIRSNLENTTRKAKPINNVYMIRKAEVPGALVEVGFLSNPNERELLKTKLYQTKIAASIYQGIMRYYTNEPAPND